A region from the Linepithema humile isolate Giens D197 chromosome 1, Lhum_UNIL_v1.0, whole genome shotgun sequence genome encodes:
- the Not1 gene encoding CCR4-NOT transcription complex subunit 1 isoform X1 yields MNLDSLSFTLSQISYLVANLSKRNFEVSCQEISHLVQLHGLEADRHLLRCLISYVDFSKGEVSDSSAKDYFQTKLLKQECNSLLSKPSFISNLCFAVDKPLHHQKSLSPSPKFFTNLKKTLDLTLVQEVAFAIALQHSENTEIRVLALEYTQKQLPELIKNYINSETNNKHHEGGLQDSLPQVLQLILGQAFHTTNLYNLPTEAKEKFLKNLRRDFPRELVPVVLAPLLYPGDGEVLQFKIELNMAVSQMDGNSLVELIMELGYSFTSSVEECRSAVAGLGAREISPTSTARLLAYMSRTCSNLDDAGGLQSFWSNSAASQDSSKEKSTDNATPTTWNVEVFIQALKEIQSTLSWNEVIMKLDHAEFVIKDRQGLNLLITGLKLGLQHQGYPLDVFPVELFYRHWDNVEGQFSLIQQILKCPDIFCFADYPYHSVTVDVLKAAPEGDSKEGQTWRSLNMVELLLHMAERGLYSPVQEIFKWPIQHCPDVLVLALLQINPPITILRQELLSTLMPIFLGNHPNSAVILHHAWHSNNVKIKTIIMHSMAEWYVRGDHDQTRLSRILDVAQDLKALSALLNAQSFPFVIDLACLASRREYLKLEKWLTDKIRDHGEVFVTASVKFLQRRCPQVMGPGIKEDPTIPKASQLPQETLTTILACLQVCTGNVSQELSDLIMTMVQNCSLMLSKTTINRPPPPGVLRHRALEPFNPTTLGSQLFSSKQVDPLGNLSSSLASMGLGTALGPQSSSAFNLPGALGPLVSAPGSPSRLMGPSPSPFPMLPLSSQLHSGPVGTQGPSVLPGSTIGGLGRLGPPAGIEKARIPETSNLFPDMGQNVSKEVEDEANSYFQRIYNHPPHPTLSIDEVLDMLKKFQDSGIRREREVFNCMLRNLFEEYRFFPQYPEKELQITAQLFGGIIEKGLVNSYVTLGLALRFVLDALKKPEGSKMYYFGITALDRFKSRLKDYQTYCEHVRTIPHFNEFPQHLMEYIEYGLQGQEPPSRPQGPVLPKTLAAMLAPVTTPYKTMTTTTVTTSTTQAKSSTTPTTSLSARPSMPSVANATNIDTLLVATDKEEKITTPPEALQDKTAFIFNNLSQLNLQQKCDEIREIVTEEYWPWMAQYLVMKRASIELNFHALYSNFLDCIKLPEVNKMVTRETFRNIKVLLRSDKGIANFSDRSLLKNLGHWLGMLTLGRNKPILQIDIDLKSLLVEAYHKGQQELLYVVPFVAKVLESCAKSRVFRPPNPWTMAIMNVLAELHQEPDLKLNLKFEIEVLCKNLSIDVGELKPVIYLKDPEKLRNLEYQLSHLNKKAESTVNQQQSQGPIEELVGPTTSTAMNPQSAPPVNTTPSLPTGPPEPRFNYMDISVTGIANISQHITINNQLALFQAHPHLKQFVRPAVERAIQEWIHPVVDRSIKIALTTSEQIVRKDFALDPEEVRMRTAARHMARNLTAGMAMITCRDQILASISTNLKQAFLTALLSTTSQQKEHVEQAANIVAADNMELACAFVQKTAIEKAIPEMDKRLLNEIELRKLARQEGRRYCDPIAKYQAERMPEQIRLKIGGVTSQQMAVYEEFARNIPGFLPLSERDTQALFMPKPISETPVTTFTPNSAVAVATVQQVAYAAAVSNDEVGAVLEKLASEVEVLLNALGPAAPPPQHAALHSLLESIILTRRSRDAGAAMGLLKKAVEGLLDGPIISNSVIESENLIQRYRDLHLRILKCLQDQRAYGMQWTNKHVTRCLTECREEFRYNFEAVDYLIRSHLISLPQYDVALAQAMEAGNSMATAFAMQLVQLYLIDERQATHVTETDLFHTIEILARMAHHRTPPDGISLFRLTNLVDSLRANHDSGVLVDRAPAGPTAHIHSGILQVRARDFDDPPGLMEKTEYLLREWVSMHHSPQHARDPTKAFSIFVHQMNIHGILKTDDLITRFFKLSTQMCVDLCYRALSETTTAPSIMRAKCFHSLDAFVRLVALLVKHSGDATNTHTKINLLNKVLGIVAGVLLQDHEIRGTDFQQLPYHRIFIMLFLELCAPEPVLEAVNFQVLTAFCHTLHILRPAKASGFCYAWLELVSHRVFIGRMLAITPQQKCWGMYAQLLIDLFKYLAPYLRNAELAKPVTSLYKGTLRVLLVLLHDFPEFLCDYHYGFCDVIPPNCIQMRNLILSAFPRNMRLPDPFTPNLKVDMLQEIAHAPRVLTNFASTIQPLTFKKELDSYLKARAPVTFLSELRSNLQVSQEAGVRYNIQLMNALVLYVGTQAITFIRSKGHAPNMSTIAHSAHMDIFQNLAVDLDTEGRYLFLNAIANQLRYPNSHTHYFSCTLLYLFAEANTEAIQEQITRVLLERLIVNRPHPWGLLITFIELIKNPTYKFWSHEFVHCAPEIEKLFESVARSCMVQKQVPTTETEIPE; encoded by the exons TTAGTGCAGTTGCACGGTCTGGAGGCAGACCGACATTTGTTGCGCTGTCTGATCTCGTATGTTGACTTTTCTAAGGGTGAAGTATCAGATTCGAGCgcaaaagattattttcaaacaaagTTGCTGAAGCAGGAGTGCAACAGTTTACTAAGCAAACCTTCCTTTATATCTAACTTGTGCTTTGCTGTGGATAAGCCTCTACATCATCAAAAG tcaTTGAGTCCCTCCCCAAAGTTTTTTACCAACTTGAAAAAAACACTTGATTTGACTCTAGTGCAGGAAGTTGCTTTTGCGATAGCGTTACAGCACTCGGAAAACACAGAGATTCGTGTGTTAGCCTTGGAGTACACACAGAAGCAGTTGCCTGAGTTAATAaagaattacataaattcTGAGACAAACAACAAGCACCACGAAGGTGGTCTGCAGGATTCTTTGCCTCAGGTTTTGCAATTGATTCTTGGCCAGGCCTTTCACACCAccaatctttataatttaccAACCGAggctaaagaaaaatttcttaaaaacttGCGACGCGACTTTCCCCGTGAACTGGTACCGGTGGTGTTAGCACCACTTTTGTACCCAGGTGACGGGGAAGTTCTACAGTTCAAAATCGAGTTAAACATGGCCGTCAGTCAAATG GATGGCAACTCTTTAGTAGAGTTAATTATGGAATTAGGATATAGTTTTACTAGTAGCGTAGAAGAATGTCGATCGGCAGTGGCTGGGCTAGGTGCGAGAGAAATCTCACCCACGTCCACAGCTCGCCTATTGGCATATATGTCACGTACTTGTAGTAATCTTGACGATGCTGGAGGTTTACAATCATTTTGGAGCAACTCTGCTGCTTCACAGGATTCTAGTAAGGAAAAATCTACAGACAATGCTACCCCCACAACATGGAATGTCGAAGTGTTTATTCAAGCTTTAAAAGAAATC caATCTACATTATCTTGGAATGAAGTTATCATGAAGTTGGATCATGCAGAGTTCGTTATCAAGGATAGGCAAGGTTTAAACTTGCTGATCACAGGTCTTAAGTTGGGTCTCCAACATCAAGGATATCCACTGGACGTGTTCCCTGTCGAACTCTTCTACCGACACTGGGATAATGTAGAGGGTCAATTTTCTCTCATTCAGCAAATTCTGAAGTGTCCGGATATTTTTTGCTTTGCGGACTATCCGTACCATTCAGTAACTGTCGATGTGTTAAAGGCAGCACCCGAAGGCGACAGCAAGGAGGGACAAACGTGGCGATCGCTGAATATGGTCGAACTGCTCTTACACATGGCTGAGAGGGGCCTTTACAGTCCTGTGCAAGAGATATTTAAGTGGCCAATTCAGCATTGCCCCGATGTACTCGTGTTGGcgttattgcaaataaatccACCCATCACAATCTTGAGACAAGAACTGCTGAGCACGCTGATGCCCATCTTTTTGGGGAATCATCCAAATTCTGCTGTGATATTGCATCATGCATGGCATTCCAAtaatgtaaagataaaaacaattataatgcaCTCAATGGCAGAATGGTATGTACGTGGCGATCACGATCAAACGAGGTTGTCACGAATTTTGGATGTCGCTCAAGATTTAAAAGCTCTATCAGCCCTACTCAATGCACAATCGTTTCCATTCGTCATCGATCTTGCTTGTTTAGCATCTCGACGAGAGTATTTGAAGTTAGAAAAATGGCTAACAGACAAAATTCGAGATCATGGAGAAGTTTTTGTCACTGCATCCGTCAAGTTCTTACAAAGACGATGTCCTCAAGTTATGGGCCCTGGAATAAAGGAAGATCCTACAATTCCAAAAGCGAGTCAACTACCACAGGAAACGCTTACCACAATACTGGCTTGTTTACAAGTTTGCACTGG AAATGTCTCCCAGGAACTTTCGGATTTAATCATGACGATGGTGCAGAATTGCAGTCTAATGTTGAGTAAAACCACTATAAACAGACCACCGCCACCGGGAGTTCTGAGACATCGAGCATTAGAACCGTTCAATCCGACAACTTTAGGAAGTCAG CTATTCTCTTCCAAGCAAGTGGATCCTCTTGGGAATCTCAGTTCTAGTCTTGCTTCGATGGGCCTTGGCACGGCTCTTGGACCTCAAAGTAGCTCCGCTTTCAATTTGCCTGGTGCGTTAGGACCTTTGGTTTCGGCACCCGGATCGCCTTCACGACTTATGGGACCTTCCCCGAGTCCATTCCCTATGTTGCCGCTATCTTCGCAGTTACATTCCGGCCCGGTCGGTACTCAGGGGCCATCGGTGCTACCGGGTAGTACAATAGGTGGATTGGGACGCCTCGGTCCACCAGCTGGCATTGAGAAAGCGAGAATTCCGGAGACTTCCAATTTATTCCCAGATATGGGACAGAACGTATCCAAAGAGGTTGAAGACGAAGCCAATAGTTACTTCCAACGAATATATAATCATCCACCGCACCCAACCTTGTCGATCGACGAGGTTCTTGATATGCTGAAGAAATTTCAGGACTCCGGGAtcagaagagaaagagaggtgTTTAATTGTATGCTGCGAAATCTATTCGAGGAGTATCGATTCTTTCCGCAGTATCCGGAAAAAGAATTGCAGATTACGGCTCAGCTGTTCGGCGGGATTATCGAGAAGGGTCTCGTCAACAGCTACGTAACACTCGGATTAGCGCTGAGATTTGTCCTCGACGCCCTGAAGAAGCCGGAGGGCagcaaaatgtattatttcggCATAACGGCACTCGATCGATTCAAAAGTCGGCTGAAGGATTATCAAACGTATTGCGAGCACGTGAGGACTATTCCGCATTTCAACGAGTTTCCGCAGCACTTGATGGAGTACATCGAGTACGGCTTGCAAGGACAGGAGCCGCCGTCGAGGCCGCAGGGTCCGGTTCTCCCGAAAACTCTGGCGGCCATGTTGGCGCCGGTCACGACCCCGTACAAGACTATGACCACGACTACTGTCACCACCAGCACCACGCAGGCGAAATCGTCTACGACCCCGACCACATCTCTCTCGGCTAGG CCTTCCATGCCTTCGGTCGCCAACGCGACCAATATCGACACGCTGCTCGTGGCGACGGACAAAGAGGAAAAGATTACAACACCACCGGAAGCTTTGCAAGACAAAACGGCCTTTATCTTCAACAATCTTAGCCAGTTGAATCTGCAACAGAAATGCGACGAGATTCGCGAGATCGTCACGGAGGAATACTGGCCGTGGATGGCGCAATATCTAGTAATGAAACGTGCCAGTATAGAACTGAACTTTCACGccttatattctaattttttggaTTGCATAAAATTACCTGAAGTCAATAAAATGGTCACGAGAGAGAcatttcgaaatattaaa gtTCTCTTACGAAGTGATAAAGGAATAGCTAATTTCTCCGATCGATCGTTATTGAAGAATTTAGGACACTGGCTTGGGATGTTGACGCTTGGCAGGAATAAACCTATTTtacaa ATAGACATAGATCTGAAGAGTTTACTTGTCGAAGCGTATCACAAAGGACAACAGGAACTTCTTTACGTAGTGCCTTTTGTCGCAAAAGTGCTTGAGAGTTGCGCGAAAAGCCGCGTTTTTCGTCCACCTAATCCTTGGACCATGGCGATTATGAATGTGCTAGCCGAACTACACCAGGAGCCTGATTTAAAGTTGAACTTAAAGTTCGAGATAGAAGTGTTGTGCAAAAATCTGAGCATCGACGTTGGA GAACTGAAGCCGGTGATTTATCTGAAAGATCCCGAGAAGCTGCGCAATCTGGAATACCAGTTGTCGCATCTGAATAAAAAAGCGGAAAGCACCGTCAATCAACAACAATCTCAGGGGCCTATAGAGGAATTGGTCGGACCGACAACGAGCACCGCCATGAATCCTCAATCTGCGCCTCCTGTGAATACAACGCCTTCCTTGCCTACCGGTCCACCTGAACCACGATTTAATTACATGGACATATCAGTGACAGGCATCGCTAATATATCTCAGCACATTACCATCAATAATCAG CTAGCTCTTTTTCAAGCACATCCTCACTTGAAGCAATTTGTTCGGCCAGCGGTTGAGAGAGCAATTCAGGAGTGGATTCATCCCGTCGTGGACAGATCTATTAAGATTGCTCTCACAACCAGCGAACAGATTGTGAGAAAAGATTTCGCTTTGGATCCGGAAGAAGTACGGATGCGAACAGCGGCGCGACACATGGCGCGTAATCTGACCGCTGGTATGGCAATGATCACTTGTCGCGATCAG ATTTTAGCGTCGATCAGTACGAACTTGAAACAAGCTTTCCTCACGGCGTTGTTGAGTACGACTTCACAGCAGAAGGAGCACGTCGAGCAAGCGGCGAATATAGTCGCTGCTGACAATATGGAACTCGCATGTGCATTTGTACAGAAGACAGCTATTGAAAAAGCGATACCCGAGATGGACAAACGACTGCTGAACGAGATAGAGTTACGAAAACTCGCTCGGCAAGAGGGACGAAGATATTGTGACCCTATCGCCAAGTATCAAGCCGAGAGGATGCCGGAGCAAATTAGATTGAAAATAGGTGGCGTGACATCTCAGCAGATGGCTGTTTACGAAGAATTCGCTAGGAATATTCCTGGATTCCTGCCACTTTCCGAACGGGACACACAAGCGCTCTTTATGCCGAAACCCATTTCT GAGACTCCTGTTACCACATTTACGCCCAATTCGGCCGTGGCAGTCGCGACGGTACAACAAGTAGCCTACGCTGCGGCAGTTAGCAATGATGAAGTGGGCGCCGTGCTTGAAAAACTGGCGTCAGAAGTAGAAGTTCTATTGAACGCTCTGGGACCGGcggcgccgccgccgcagCACGCTGCCCTTCACAGCCTTTTGGAATCGATCATTCTTACCAGAAGATCGAGAGACGCTGGCGCCGCTATGGGATTACTGAAGAAA GCCGTTGAAGGTTTACTGGACGGGCCTATTATTTCTAATAGCGTCATCGAGTCGGAGAATCTCATACAACGCTACAGGGACTTGCACTTGCGTATCTTGAAATGTCTTCAAGATCAACGCGCATACGGTATGCAGTGGACCAACAAACACGTAACTCGTTGCCTAACCGAATGCAGAGAGGAATTCCGATATAATTTCGAGGCCGTCGATTATCTCATAAG ATCTCATTTGATTAGTCTTCCGCAATACGATGTAGCTCTGGCCCAAGCTATGGAGGCAGGAAATTCTATGGCAACTGCATTTGCTATGCAATTGGTTCAACTCTATTTGATTGACGAGAGGCAGGCGACTCACGTTACCGAAACCGACTTGTTCCACACGATTGAAATATTGGCTCGAATGGCACATCATAGGACACCACCGGATgg GATCTCACTCTTCAGATTAACAAATCTAGTAGATTCGTTGCGTGCCAATCATGATTCTGGCGTATTGGTAGACAGAGCTCCGGCAGGACCGACGGCACATATTCATTCTGGAATCCTGCAGGTGAGA GCTCGCGATTTCGACGATCCACCCGGACTGATGGAAAAGACGGAGTATCTGCTGCGCGAGTGGGTCTCAATGCACCACAGCCCGCAGCACGCGCGCGATCCTACGAAAGCATTCAGCATATTTGTACATCAAATGAACATCCACGGGATCCTCAAGACTGACGATCTCATCACACGATTCTTCAAGCTCAGCACGCAGATGTGCGTCGATCTCTGTTACCGTGCTCTCTCGGAAACTACGACGGCGCCCTCGATTATGCGCGCAAAGTGCTTCCACTCGTTGGACGCGTTTGTGCGTCTTGTAGCCCTGCTGGTGAAGCATTCGGGCGACGCCACCAACACTCACACGAAGATCAATCTTTTGAATAAAGTGCTTGGTATCGTAGCTGGTGTGCTTCTGCAGGATCACGAAATACGCGGCACCGACTTCCAACAGCTACCGTATCACAGGATCTTCATTATGCTCTTCTTGGAGTTGTGCGCGCCCGAGCCAGTGCTGGAAGCCGTCAACTTCCAGGTCCTGACGGCCTTTTGTCATACTCTGCACATACTGCGGCCGGCGAAAGCGTCGGGCTTCTGTTACGCCTGGCTGGAACTGGTCTCGCATCGCGTCTTCATCGGACGCATGCTCGCCATCACGCCGCAGCAAAAGTGCTGGGGGATGTACGCGCAACTTCTCATCGATCTCTTCAAGTACCTCGCGCCGTATTTGCGTAATGCGGAGCTCGCGAAACCCGTGACGAGCCTCTACAAAGGAACGCTACGGGTGTTGCTGGTGCTGCTGCACGATTTTCCCGAGTTCTTATGCGATTATCATTACGGATTCTGTGATGTAATACCGCCGAACTGTATACAAATGAGAAATCTGATTTTGAGCGCGTTCCCGCGAAATATGCGCCTGCCCGATCCGTTCACGCCGAATCTGAAAGTCGACATGCTGCAGGAGATAGCGCACGCCCCGCGCGTGCTCACCAATTTCGCGTCTACGATACAGCCGTTGACTTTCAAGAAGGAGCTCGATTCTTATCTGAAGGCACGCGCTCCGGTCACCTTTCTGTCTGAACTTCGCAGCAATCTGCAAGTGTCGCAAGAGGCCGGTGTGCGCTACAACATACAGCTGATGAACGCTCTGGTGCTCTACGTGGGCACGCAGGCCATAACGTTTATTCGCAGCAAGGGCCACGCGCCCAACATGTCCACGATCGCGCATTCCGCGCACATGGACATCTTCCAGAATCTCGCTGTCGATCTCGACACCGAGGGTCGTTACCTGTTCCTGAACGCCATTGCGAATCAATTGCGGTATCCCAACAGTCATACGCATTACTTCAGTTGTACGCTTCTTTACCTATTCGCCGAGGCGAACACGGAAGCGATACAGGAGCAGATCACCAGGGTCCTCCTCGAAAGACTGATAGTTAACAGACCGCACCCGTGGGGTCTGCTCATCACATTCATCGAGCTCATCAAAAATCCAACGTATAAATTCTGGTCGCACGAGTTTGTACACTGTGCGCCAGAAATTGAGAA ATTGTTCGAGTCTGTAGCTCGATCTTGTATGGTGCAGAAACAGGTTCCCACGACGGAGACAGAGATTCCGGAGTGA